ACCTTCGACGGCCTCTTGAAGGCGGTGGACGATCTGATGTACGTTGCCAAGCGCGAGGGGAAGAACAAGGTCTATCACATGCCCTGAGGGGCGAATCGAAGAAAGCGCGGATATCCGATGGCAGGAGAAAAGATCCTCATCGTCGATGATGAAGAGGGGATGCGGCGGCTGTTGAGCCGCATTCTGGTCAAGGAAGGCTACGAAACCTTCGCCGCGGCCAACGGCCAGGAGGCGCTGCAGGCGGTGGCGCTGGAGGAGTACGATCTGGTCATCACCGACCTGAAGATGCCGGGGATGGACGGCCTGACACTGCTCAACGAGCTGAAGGACTACGATCCGCGGCTGCCCATTATCGTCATCACCGCCTACGGCACGGTGGAGAACGCCGTGCAGGCCCTGCGTTCCGGCGCCTTCGACTATATCACCAAGCCCTTCGAGGCGGACGAGATCCGTCTGACGGTGGCCAAGGCCTTCGAGCGGGAACGGCTGATCGCCGAGAACCGCTACCTGCACCAGGAACTGGAGGGGCGCTACAGCTTTTCCGGCATCGTCGGCAGTTCGAAGGCGATGCAGCAGGTCTTCGATGTCGCCGGCTCGGTGGCCAATTCCAACGCCAACGTCCTGATTACCGGCGAATCGGGCACCGGCAAGGAGCTGATTGCCCGTTCCATCCACTTCAACTCGCCGCGCAAGGAAAAACCGTTCATCGTGCTCAACTGCGCCGCCTTGTCGGAGAGCGTGCTGGAGAGCGAGCTGTTTGGCCATGAGCGGGGGGCCTTCACCGGCGCCCTGCACCAGAAGAAGGGACGGTTCGAGCTCGCCGATCAGGGGACGCTGTTCATCGACGAGGTCGGCGAGATGAGCCTGGCGGCCCAGGTCAAGTTGCTGCGAGTGATTCAGGAGCACGAGTTCGAGCGGGTCGGCGGCAACCGCACCATCAAGGTCGACGTGCGCATCGTCGCCGCCACCAACAAGAACCTTGAGGAGGAGGTCAAGGCCGGGCGTTTTCGCGAGGATCTCTTTTACCGGCTGAACGTGGTCAACATCGAGCTGCCGCCGCTTCGCGAACGGCGCGAGGACATCGAGCCGCTGGCCGCTCATTTTCTCGAAAAGTACACCCGGGAGACGGGCAAGAAGATCGAGCAGATCTCTCCCAAGGCGCTGGCCTGTCTGGTCGCCCACGACTGGCCCGGCAATGTGCGCGAACTGGAAAATGTCATCGAGCGGGCGGTGGTGCTGGCCAAGGGGGAGGTGCTGACGCCGCGCGACTTTCCCCAGGGCATCCAGAGCCGGGACCAGATCTGCCTGTCGCTGCCCGAATCGGGCGGCAGCCTGACCGAGATTCTGGAGGACCTCGAGCGACAGCTCATCATCCAGACGCTGAACCGGGAAGGGCGTTCCCAGACCCGGGCCGCCGAAGTGCTCGGCATCAAGCGCACCACCCTGCGCTACAAGCTGGAGAAGTACAACCTGCTCGGCAAGGGCCTCGATGACGACACCGGTGAGGACGATGCCGGCGAATCCGATGAATCCGATGACGGTGAGTCCCGCTGATTTTCGTCTGTCAGACTTCCTTTCTGCCGCTGGTATGCCCCTTGCTTGATTCTCTTGTCATTCTGGTGAACCGATACCTGCCGCCGGACGGATGAATCATGTCCCGAACCACGCTGTTGCTCCTTTTCGTTCTGCTGCCGGTCAGCGCTTTCGGCTGTTTCGGCCCCAAGCTCTATATCGCCACCGGCGATTCGTACCGCCAGCAGGCCTTCTATGCCCTGGTTTCCATCTACATCAAGGAGAAGACGGGCACCGATTCGGTTCTGGTCGCGCGCGGGGAGGCGGATCCGGGCGCTCTGATCGCCGCCAGCCGGGCCGATCTGGAAATCGTCGACGGAAACGAGCCGGCCGCCGGTCGCATTCTCTTTCGCAAGGCCGGCCTGCCCTTTCTGCTGAGCGGTTCCCGCCCGCTGGAGGATCTGCAGTTCAGCCTGATCCCCCGGGCGCTCGATCGCCTCTGTCGGCAACTGACGGTGGCGCAGTTCGACCGGCTGGTCGCCCGAATCGCGCAGGGGGAGGCGCCCATGGCGGTGGCGCGTGAATTCCTCCGGCAACAGGACTGGCTCTGATGCGGATGCTGATACTCTTTCTTTTCGGATTTGTTCTGGTTCTGGCCGGCTGCGCTCCTGAAGCGCCCCGTTTCTATCGACCCGAACCGCTGCCGCGTCTGGCCGGTGTAATTGGCGGACAGCTGCATCTGTCGGGGGAAGTGGTGGTTGCCGACGATGTGCGGATTGCTCCTGGCGCCGAACTGGTCATTGAGCCGGGAACCACCCTCTGGATCATGCCCGCCGGCTCGACCAAGATCGAACCCGATTTTCTTTCGCCGCGCACCGAGATCCTGGTCCAGGGGCGGCTGCGCATCGCCGGCAGCGAGGAAGAGCCGGTCCGCTTCGCCACCCTGCGGCCGCAGCTCGATGTCGCGCCGGGCGACCCGCTCTGGGCCGGGATCATTGTCGTCGATGGCGGCCGGGCCGAGCTGAGCCATGTCCGGCTTCAGGCGGCCGATTACGGTCTATGGCTGCTGGAGGGCGAGGGCAGGCTGCGGGCGGTGGAATTCGCCGATTGCCGCTACGGCATTGCCGTGCAGGCCGAAGGGCATCTCGAGCTTGCCGACAGCCTGTTGCGCGGCGGCGAGATCGGTCTTTTCTGCCCCGGGCCGGGGGCGGTGCAGTTGCGCCAGGTCCGGTTCGATGGCCAGGACGAGGAGGGAATCCATATCGGCTCATCCTGCCGGATCGCCGGCGAGGATGTCGCCGTCGAGAGGGCCCGGGTCGGTGTTGCCGCCGCCGAGCGGCCTGCGTTCATCAGATTTGGGGACAACGGTCGCGACTTTCTCCGCTTGCGGAGGCGGCCGTGAAATGGCTCCCGGCTCTGCTCTTTCTTTTGCTTTTTGTCCCGTCGGTCCGGGCCGAGACCGTCTACCGCGGTGAACAGACCCTCTGGCAGGATACCGTCTGGCAGGGTGAGGTGCTGATCGACGGAATCCTGACGGTCGCCCCCGAGGTGAGGCTGGAAATCCGCCCGGGAACCACCGTTCGCTTCACCTTTTACGATTCCAACGGCGACGGCATCGGCGAGCACGAAATGTTCGTGCAGGGCAGGATTGTCGCCCTGGGCAGCGCCGAACGCCCCATTCGCTTTACCGCGGCCGGAGACAACCTCTTTCCCGGCGCCTGGGGGGCGGTCAACATGATGGGCAGCGACGCGGAGAATCTTTTTCGGCACTGTGTGGTCGAGTACGGCGCCATGGGTTTCCATTCCCATTTCGGCCGGGCGCGGATCGATCACTCCCTGTTCCGCCGCAACCTGCGGGGGCTGATGTTTCAGGACTCGACCGTCAATCTTCTCGATTGCCGCATCGAGGACAATTTCAACGGCCTGCAGTTTCGCGATTCGACGGTCGTTCTCCGCTCGTGCGTCGTGACCGGCGGCAACTGGGCGGTGCGCTGCGTCTACAGCACCCTGGAGATGGTCGGCTGCCGGATCGAAAACAACCGGGTCAACGGTGTCAACCTGCGCGATTCGACCCTGACCGCCCGCGGCAACCTGATCCGCGGCAACCGCAGCGGCATCTATGTCCAGGGCGGAGAGGCGGAACTGACCGGCAACCTTGTCAGCGACAACCTCGAGCATGGCACCCTTTTTGAAAATGCGATCGTGATGGTCAAGAAGAACCGGATCATCCGCAATGGCCGGGCCGGTGTGCGCTGGATCGACGCGCGCGGCGAACTGTCCGGCAACGATCTGTCCGGCAATCTCGAATATGCCTTCGTCAACGACGGCCGGCAGGATGCCCGGCTGGGGAGCAACTGGTGGGGGACGGCGGATCCGGCGCGGATTGCGGAGCTGATCCGCGACCGCCGGGAGCGCGACGATGTCGGGGCCGTCATCTTCGCGCCGCCGTTGACGGCTCCGCCCGCAATCGAAGCCGCAACAGGCCGGCATTCAACCGTGAGCGAGTAAAAGGACTGCCCGCATGCGTTGTCGTCATTTTCTTCTGTTCCTCTCCGTTCTGCTCGTCTCCATTGCCGGCTGCCGGCAGAGTGCGGTCGACGGGCCGGTCTACAAGATCGGCTACATGAACTGCAACAGCGAGACGGAAACCCGCCAGCGCTTCACGCCGCTGACCCGCTACCTCGAGCAGAAGCTCGGGGTGCGGTTCGAACTGGTGCCGGTCGACACCCAGGATTTCGAGGAGCGCTTCGTCAGGGAGAAGTTCGCCTTCACCCACACCAATTCCCTGATCTACCTGGTGCTGCACGAGGATCACGGCGTGAAGCTGATGGCGACGGAAAAACGGGGGCAGTTCGGGCCGCGTACGGCCGGGACCATCATCGCCCGCCGGGGCAGCGGCGTCCGCACCCTGGCCGACCTGAAGGGCAAACGCATGCTCTTCGGGCCCCAGCTGGCACCGTCCGGCTACCTGGCCCAGTACGACCTGATGCTGCAGGCTGGCCTCGACCCCGAGGAGGATCTCGCCCTCTACGGCATTCCGCACGGCTCCTACAAGCACGAAAAGGTCATTTATGGCGTCTATTTCGGTGCCTGGGACGTTGCCGCCGCGCCCGCGCTCGACCTCGAGCTGATGATCCGCGACGGCCGCATCAGCGCCGACGATTTCAACGTCATCGCCCAGAGCGAGATCTTTCCCTACTGCACCTTCGGTGCGTCCCCCGATGTCGATCCCGGCCTGGCCGAGCGTTTTCGTCAGGCGCTGCTCGAGCTGACGCCTCAGACCACCGTATCGATCGACGGCGAGGAGGTGAAGGTGCTCAAGGCTGCCTGGATCGACGGTTACGACGCCCTCGCCGACAGCGATTACGACATCCTGCGGCAGATGGCCCGTCGGGCCAACATGCCGCCCTACCAGAAATTCTGAGCCGGGCATGAAACTCAGCGACCGTTTTGACCTGTTTCACCTGCTGATGCTGGCCCTCGCCCTGGGCGGCGCGCTGGTGCTCGGATTTTCCGGCAGCGGATCTTCCGCTGTTGTCACCGGAACGAGCCGGCAGCTCGAGCAGGACCTGGCCTACCGGGCGCGCATCGCCTTTCTGCGCGACGTCTATGCCCCGGTCGAAGAGCTGATGACCCAGGGGCGCGACCAGCAGGCGCTGCTGAAACTCGCCGAGATCGCCCGCCGTTATCCCGGCGAGGGCTACGGCCTGCTTCTGCGCGGGCGCATTCTGCACCGTCTCGGCGCTGTCGAGCAGGCGGCCGCCGCCTATGCCGAGGCGGTCAGGAAGAATCCCGACTTCGTCGATGCTCAGGCGCCGCTGTCGGCGCGGCAGGAGATCGCAGCCCTGCTCGAAACCGAACTGCAGCCGGTCAGGCAGCGGGCGGTCGGGCAGGGGAAGAGCCCGTCGGCGCGTCGGGCGCTGAGCGATCTGCGCTATCTCCAGAGCCGACTTGCCGGAGGCTGCGAATAGGCCATGCCCGTGTTCGATCGACAGTTCTGGCTGATTCTGCTGGCCAGCGTCCTGCTGGGGCTCTGCGGCGTCGCCCTGGCGGTGCTGGGCAATCCGCAGAACTCGGGCATCTGCATCTCCTGTTTTCTCGAGAACAGCGCCGGCGCTCTCGGCCTGCACGGAAACGAGCGCATGCAGTACCTGCGTCCGGAACTGATCGGTTTTGTGCTCGGCGCCCTGGCCAGTGCCCTGGCCGGGCGCGAATTCCGCTCTCGCGGGGGCAGCGCTCCCATGCTGCGGCTTCTTTCGGGCGTCTTCCTGATGGTCGGCTGCGCCGTTTTCATCGGCTGCCCGATCAAGCTCTTTCTGCGCCTGACCGCCGGTGACCTGACCGCCCTGAGCGGTCTGGCCGGACTGCTGGCCGGGGTCTGGACCGGACTGAAGGGGCTGGCCGCCGGCGTAGGCTTCGCCCGTGCCGAAAAACAGGGCGGGGCGGCGGGAGTGTGGATTCCGCTGTTCTTTTTGCTGGGGCTGGCGGCCCTCTTTGTCCGCCCCGCCTTTCTGCACTTTTCGACCCGCGGCAGCGGCGCCGAACATGCACCGCTGCTCATTTCCCTCGGCGCCGGACTGCTGCTCGGGGTGCTGGCCCAGCGCAGCCGGTTCTGTGTCACCGGCAGCCTGCGCGACACCTTTCTCATGGGACGCAGAAATCCGCTGCTCTGGGGACTGGTCGTCTTTGTGCTGACCGCGACGGCGGCCAATCTGGCCACCGGCAACTTTCATCCCGGTCTCTATGGTCAGCCGGGGGCGCATCTCGAGTTTTTCTGGAGCCTGCTCGGCATGTACCTGGTCGGCTGGCTGTCGGTGCTGATCGGCGGCTGTCCCTTCCGCCAGCTGATCAAGGCCGGCGAGGGGGATGCCGACGCCGGGCTGGTGGTGATCGGCATGCTGCTCGGCAGTGCCGTGGTCCAGGCCTGGGGGCTGGCCGCCACCGCCGCCGGCGTGCCCCTCTACGGCAAGGTGGCCGTGCTGGCGGGGCTGGCTTTCGTTTCCTTCAATACGCTTTCGGGCCGGCGGGCCGAAGCCTGACCGGCGGGATGGGATGCAAAGCATGAAACGTCCGATACGCAGAGAAGATATCGTCTGGCGTCATGAAGCCAGGCGCGAACAGGAACTGCTCGCCGCCATGGAACGCGGCGAGGATATTTCGGATCGCGGTACGGTGATCCTGGTCGTCGACGGAACCATGCACCAGCTCAACCTGCTGGGCGGCGAGATCTGGCGGCGCTGTGACGGCGAACGCAGCGTCGAGGCGATCGTCGACGAGCTGGCGGCCGAATACAATGTCGGACGCGACGAGCTGGCGGCCGATGTCGAGGCCTTTCTGGCCGATCTCAACCAAAGGGGCTGGATTCATTATGAATGATGCCAACCGGGGCCTGCTGAGCGCTCCTCTGACCTTCAACTGGACCCTGTCGTATCGCTGCAACTTCAGCTGCAGCCACTGCTACAGCCGGGAAGAGCAGGCTGAAGAGCTGCCGACCGGGGATCTGCTTGCCATCGTCGACATCCTGGCCGACAAAAAGGTGCCGTTCATCAATTTCGGCGGCGGCGAGCCGTTGATCCGCGACGACCTGTTCACCGTCGCCGTTCATGCCGCGGAAAAGGGGCTCAATGTCTCGATGAACTCCAACGGCTGGCTGGTCGACCGGCAGGCGGCCGAGCGGCTGAAGGCGAGCGGCTTCAAAAGCGTCGGCATCAGCATCGACAGCGCCGAGGCCGCCCTGCACGATGATTTCCGCTGCATGCCCGGCTCCTGGCTGCGGGCGGTGGCCGCCCTCGACAATCTGCGCGCCGCCGGACTGCGCACCACCATGAGTTCGGTCATCTCGCGCATCAATTACCGGAACTTTCGCGACCTGCTGCAGCTGGCGCGCGAGCACGGCGTTCACACCGTTTACCTGCACAATTTCAAGTGCAGCGGCCGGGGATTCAAGAACCGTGAAGAACTCGACCTGACGCCCGAAGAGTGGAAGGCCTTCTACCTGGAGGCGCTCGCGGTCAAGAACGAAACCGACGATCTGGTCATCTCCTTTGACGATCCGGTGATCGCCTCGCTGCCCGGCTATGACGCCGATCCCCTGGTCAAGGGGAGTAGCTGCGGCAAGCTGTCGCTGCATTTGCGGCCGAACGGCGACATCACCCCCTGCGGTTTCATCCCGCTGGTGGTGGGGAACATCCTGAAACAGGACTTCGACGACATCTGGTACAACTCCCCCGTTCTGCAAAAGATGCGCAACAAGCAGGCCAAGGGCAAATGCGCCGGCTGTTCGGCCTACGAGGACTGCCTCGGCGGCTGCACCGCCCGCGCCTTTGCCGTGACCGGCGATTTTTCGCAGCCTGACCCCCACTGCTGGAAGTAGTCATGGCCATCGATCTGCTCGACGCTCCCCTGCGCCTGACCTGGACCATGCGCCGCGGCCGGCTCGACGAGCCGGCCCTGCTGCGACTGGCCGGGCGGCTGGCCGATGCCGGCCTGTTTTTTGTCACTCTGCGGGGGGATTTCGCCCGTTTTCCCCGGCTGGCGGACCTGCTGGCGATCCTGCTCGAAGCCGGCGTCCAGGTCACCGTGCAGGCCGACATCCGCGATGATGAGCTTCCAAAGACGCCCGTCGGCGTCGCCTGGCAGTTTGATCTGACGGCGGCGCTGCTCGCAGGGGCCGAAACGTCGACTGTCGGCCGCCTGATCCGGCGTCGGGCGACAAAACCTGGACAGCCGCACCTTGCCCTTGTCCCCCTGCGGCCGCTGCTGCCCCGGCTTCCGGAGGTGCTCGAACTGGCCGGGCGGGAAGGCATTGGCCGCCTGGTGCTGCCCAATGTGCCGCTGGTAGACGATGCGGAGGCGCTGGCGCCGCTGGTGCCCGACGCCCGCGATCTTGCATCCTTTCGCCGCGAATTCGAACGGCGCACGGCCGCCGGTTTCACCGGCGAGCTGGTGGTGCACGACCTTTTTCTCTGGGAGATCCTCTGCCCCGGACGCGAGCGTGACCACTACGTCGGCTGCCAGGCGGGCAACAGCCTGGCCCATCTCGATGCGGCGGGGCATCTCCATCCCTGCATCTCCTGGCCCCGCGATCTCGGCAGCCTGCTCGATCACTCCCTGCACGACCTCTGGCAGGCGGCGGCGCGCAGCGAGGTCCTCGCCGCCATCGGTGAGCTGCCCGCGGACTGCCGCGCCTGCGCCATTTGCGACCGCTGCCACGGCGGTTGCCGCGGTTTGGCCCTGACGCTGCCGAAAGACGCCGCCGGCCGCGACCTGCTCTGCGACCGGCCGCGTCGGTGAAACGGAGCGCCTATCCACTCATGCGCCAGCCGCGGTACAGTGGTCGGGGCGAATTTTTCCGGTGGCAAATGCATTCCAATCCAGTATGATAGCGGCAAATGGCGATCTATCTCGATAACGCGGCGACATCATTTCCAAAACCGGACGCGGTATGCGAGGCCGTCGGCTGGACGCTGAAAAACGCCGGCGGCAATCCCGGACGCGGCGGTCACGGCTTTTCCCTCGAGGCGGGGCGGGTGCTGTTCGAGGCCCGCGAGACCGTGGCGCGTTTTTTCGGAGTGGCCGACTCGGAACGGATTGCGCTGCTGTCCAGCGCCACCGAGGCGATCAACCTGGCCCTGTTCGGCTGGCTGCGCCCGGGCGATCGGGTGCTGACCACCCGCATGGAGCACAACGCGGTCAGCCGTCCGCTGAACGCTCTGGCCGATCGCGGGGTTCAGGTTGTCCGTCTTCCCTGTGATGCCGATGGCCGGCTCTCTCTCGACGCCCTGCGCCGGGAAGCCGGCGTCGGAGCCAGGCTGATGGTGCTGTGCCACTGCTCCAATGTCACCGGCACCCTGCAGCCGCTGGAAGAGATCGTCGATATCTGCAATCGGTACCGGATCCCGGTTCTGGTCGACGCGGCGCAGAGCGCCGGGCACTTTCCACTCGATATCGGAAGGCTCGGCGTCGACATGCTCGCGGCGCCCGGCCACAAGGGGCTGCTCGGGCCGGCTGGTACCGGCTTCCTCTACCTGCGGCCGGGCATCGAGCTGCAGCCGCTGATTTACGGCGGCACCGGCATCAATTCGACGGCCAAGCAGATGCCTGAGCAGATGCCGGAACGGTTCGAGGCCGGCACCCGCAACGTGCCGGGGCTGGCCGGTCTCGCCGCCGGCATCCGTTATCTGGAGACGGCCGGACCGCAACTGGTCGAGGCCCGTCTGTCGGCCCTGACCGGGCAGCTGCTCGAAGGGCTCGCCGGTATCGGCGGGGTAAAGGTCTTCGGGCCTGGCCCCGAAGAGAAGAGAGGGAGCGTCGTCTCCTTCGTGGTCGAGGGCCGCGATCCGGCCGAATTCGCCTTCCGGCTCGACCGCGAATTCGCCATCTGCTGCCGGGCCGGCCTGCACTGCGCGCCGGACGCCCATCGCACCATTGGCAGCTATCCCGAGGGGACGGTCAGGCTGAGTCCCGGCCCCCTGACCACGCAGGACGAAATCGGGCAGGCGCTGGAGGCCGTCAGGGCCCTGGCGCGCATCCGGTGATTATTCGTAAAACGAGGAGTCGGACCATGCGAACGATGCGGACAATCTTTCTGGCCTTTCTGGCGGCGGCTCTGCTGGTCGCCTGCTCTTTGCCGCCGGACAAACCGGTGACCCGGCAGGAGCTGATGGCCACCCGGATCTACAACTACTACATTATCGAGGAATCGCCGGAGATGATCCTCAACGCCCTGAACCGGGACGGCGAGGTGGTGATCGCCACCAAGCGCAACATCCCCGGCAAGAACTATCCTGTCCATCTCAAACTGCTTGCCACCGCGGAAGGGATCGAAGTCGTCGATTACGACCGCTGAGAGGGTGAAACCGCCTGATGAAAAAAATCTTCATACTCGACACCAACGTGCTGCTGCATGATCCTCAGGCCATCTTCAAGTTCCAGGACAACGATGTCGCCATTCCGATTACGGTCATCGAGGAGATCGACGGCTTCAAGAAGAGCCTGAGTGAAACCGGCCGCAACGCTCGGCAGGTTTCGCGGCTGCTCGACAGCCTGCGCCTCAAGTACAGCCTGACCCAGGGCGTGCCGCTCGAGTCGGGCGGCATGCTTTCGGTCCATCTCTACACCGAGGATGTCCTGCGGCGTCTGCCGCCGGAGCTGCGCAACGAGCGGGGCGACAACCGCATTCTGGCGGTGGCCCTGAAGCTGCGCGACGAGCGGCAGCACCCGGTCATTTTCGTCACCAAGGACACCAACCTGCGCATCAAGGCCGATGCCCTCGGCCTGCGGGCCGAGGATTACGAGTCGGACAAGGTCGACATCGACGAACTCTATCCCGGTGCGACCGTGGTCCAGGTGAGCAAGGAGGAGGTCGACCGCTTCTACAGCGAAGGCCATCTCGATCTGGAGGGGGATTTCTTTCCCAATCAGTGTCTGACCCTGGTCGACGAGAGTAATCCGTCCCATACCGCCATCGGGCGTTTTCAGGCGCCGCTCAACAGGGTGCTGCCGCTGATTCCCATACCCAAGGAAGGCCTCTGGGGCATCCATCCGCGCAACCGGGAACAGCAGTTCGCCTTCGATCTGCTGCTCAACGACGACATCCAGCTTGTCACCCTGATTGGCATGGCCGGCACCGGCAAGACCCTGCTCGCCCTGGCCGCCGGCCTCTACATGACCGCCGACGAAAACAACTACAGCCGGCTGTTGGTTTCCCGCCCGATTTTCCCCCTGGGACGGGATCTCGGTTTTCTCCCCGGCGATGTCGAAGAGAAGCTCGCCCCCTGGATGCAGCCGATCTTCGACAATGTCGAGCTGCTGCTCGGTTCGGTCGACGAGCAGGGGAAGCGCAAGCGGGGATACCGCGAACTGGTCGACATGGGCCTGATGGAGATCGAGGCCCTGACCTACATCCGCGGTCGCTCCATTCCACACCAGTTCCTGATTGTCGACGAAGCGCAGAACCTGACGCCGCACGAGATCAAGACCATCATCACCCGGGCGGGGGAAGGAACCAAGATCGTCCTGACCGGCGATCCCTACCAGATCGACAATCCCTATGTCGATTCCTCGAGCAACGGCCTGACCTACGCGGTCGAAAAGTTCAAGGGACAGAATATCGCCGGGCACATCACCCTGAAGAAGGGGGAACGATCCTGTCTGGCCGAGCTGGCGGCGAATCTGTTGTAGTGATGGAGGAGTCAGGCTTCAGAAGCCAAAAGCCGGGAGAGGCTGTCCCCGGGAGGCTGGTTCTTGTTTTTCTCGGATTCTGACTCCTGATTCCTGTCCCCTGAATGCTTTTTTACTATGTTGTTGCTCTGCGTTGAAAGTTCCTGTGACGAGACGGCGGCGGCGGTGGTGCGCGACGGCCGGCAGATTCTGTCGAGCGTTGTCGCCTCGCAGGTCGATGTCCATGCTCTCTATGGCGGCGTGGTGCCCGAGCTGGCGTCGCGTCATCATCTCGAGGCGATTACGCCGGTCATCGAGCAGGCGCTCGACGAGGCCGGCGTCGGGATCGCGGATGTCGAAGGGGTGGCGGTCACCCGTGGCCCCGGTCTGGTGGGCGCTCTGCTGGTCGGTCTCTGTGCCGGCAAGGCCCTGGCCTGGGCCCGCGGC
This portion of the Geothermobacter ehrlichii genome encodes:
- a CDS encoding SPASM domain-containing protein, which translates into the protein MAIDLLDAPLRLTWTMRRGRLDEPALLRLAGRLADAGLFFVTLRGDFARFPRLADLLAILLEAGVQVTVQADIRDDELPKTPVGVAWQFDLTAALLAGAETSTVGRLIRRRATKPGQPHLALVPLRPLLPRLPEVLELAGREGIGRLVLPNVPLVDDAEALAPLVPDARDLASFRREFERRTAAGFTGELVVHDLFLWEILCPGRERDHYVGCQAGNSLAHLDAAGHLHPCISWPRDLGSLLDHSLHDLWQAAARSEVLAAIGELPADCRACAICDRCHGGCRGLALTLPKDAAGRDLLCDRPRR
- a CDS encoding GeoRSP system radical SAM/SPASM protein is translated as MNDANRGLLSAPLTFNWTLSYRCNFSCSHCYSREEQAEELPTGDLLAIVDILADKKVPFINFGGGEPLIRDDLFTVAVHAAEKGLNVSMNSNGWLVDRQAAERLKASGFKSVGISIDSAEAALHDDFRCMPGSWLRAVAALDNLRAAGLRTTMSSVISRINYRNFRDLLQLAREHGVHTVYLHNFKCSGRGFKNREELDLTPEEWKAFYLEALAVKNETDDLVISFDDPVIASLPGYDADPLVKGSSCGKLSLHLRPNGDITPCGFIPLVVGNILKQDFDDIWYNSPVLQKMRNKQAKGKCAGCSAYEDCLGGCTARAFAVTGDFSQPDPHCWK
- the yedE gene encoding YedE family putative selenium transporter, with translation MPVFDRQFWLILLASVLLGLCGVALAVLGNPQNSGICISCFLENSAGALGLHGNERMQYLRPELIGFVLGALASALAGREFRSRGGSAPMLRLLSGVFLMVGCAVFIGCPIKLFLRLTAGDLTALSGLAGLLAGVWTGLKGLAAGVGFARAEKQGGAAGVWIPLFFLLGLAALFVRPAFLHFSTRGSGAEHAPLLISLGAGLLLGVLAQRSRFCVTGSLRDTFLMGRRNPLLWGLVVFVLTATAANLATGNFHPGLYGQPGAHLEFFWSLLGMYLVGWLSVLIGGCPFRQLIKAGEGDADAGLVVIGMLLGSAVVQAWGLAATAAGVPLYGKVAVLAGLAFVSFNTLSGRRAEA
- a CDS encoding GeoRSP system PqqD family peptide chaperone: MKRPIRREDIVWRHEARREQELLAAMERGEDISDRGTVILVVDGTMHQLNLLGGEIWRRCDGERSVEAIVDELAAEYNVGRDELAADVEAFLADLNQRGWIHYE
- a CDS encoding aminotransferase class V-fold PLP-dependent enzyme; translation: MAIYLDNAATSFPKPDAVCEAVGWTLKNAGGNPGRGGHGFSLEAGRVLFEARETVARFFGVADSERIALLSSATEAINLALFGWLRPGDRVLTTRMEHNAVSRPLNALADRGVQVVRLPCDADGRLSLDALRREAGVGARLMVLCHCSNVTGTLQPLEEIVDICNRYRIPVLVDAAQSAGHFPLDIGRLGVDMLAAPGHKGLLGPAGTGFLYLRPGIELQPLIYGGTGINSTAKQMPEQMPERFEAGTRNVPGLAGLAAGIRYLETAGPQLVEARLSALTGQLLEGLAGIGGVKVFGPGPEEKRGSVVSFVVEGRDPAEFAFRLDREFAICCRAGLHCAPDAHRTIGSYPEGTVRLSPGPLTTQDEIGQALEAVRALARIR
- a CDS encoding PhoH family protein, giving the protein MKKIFILDTNVLLHDPQAIFKFQDNDVAIPITVIEEIDGFKKSLSETGRNARQVSRLLDSLRLKYSLTQGVPLESGGMLSVHLYTEDVLRRLPPELRNERGDNRILAVALKLRDERQHPVIFVTKDTNLRIKADALGLRAEDYESDKVDIDELYPGATVVQVSKEEVDRFYSEGHLDLEGDFFPNQCLTLVDESNPSHTAIGRFQAPLNRVLPLIPIPKEGLWGIHPRNREQQFAFDLLLNDDIQLVTLIGMAGTGKTLLALAAGLYMTADENNYSRLLVSRPIFPLGRDLGFLPGDVEEKLAPWMQPIFDNVELLLGSVDEQGKRKRGYRELVDMGLMEIEALTYIRGRSIPHQFLIVDEAQNLTPHEIKTIITRAGEGTKIVLTGDPYQIDNPYVDSSSNGLTYAVEKFKGQNIAGHITLKKGERSCLAELAANLL
- a CDS encoding phosphate/phosphite/phosphonate ABC transporter substrate-binding protein, with product MRCRHFLLFLSVLLVSIAGCRQSAVDGPVYKIGYMNCNSETETRQRFTPLTRYLEQKLGVRFELVPVDTQDFEERFVREKFAFTHTNSLIYLVLHEDHGVKLMATEKRGQFGPRTAGTIIARRGSGVRTLADLKGKRMLFGPQLAPSGYLAQYDLMLQAGLDPEEDLALYGIPHGSYKHEKVIYGVYFGAWDVAAAPALDLELMIRDGRISADDFNVIAQSEIFPYCTFGASPDVDPGLAERFRQALLELTPQTTVSIDGEEVKVLKAAWIDGYDALADSDYDILRQMARRANMPPYQKF
- a CDS encoding right-handed parallel beta-helix repeat-containing protein; amino-acid sequence: MKWLPALLFLLLFVPSVRAETVYRGEQTLWQDTVWQGEVLIDGILTVAPEVRLEIRPGTTVRFTFYDSNGDGIGEHEMFVQGRIVALGSAERPIRFTAAGDNLFPGAWGAVNMMGSDAENLFRHCVVEYGAMGFHSHFGRARIDHSLFRRNLRGLMFQDSTVNLLDCRIEDNFNGLQFRDSTVVLRSCVVTGGNWAVRCVYSTLEMVGCRIENNRVNGVNLRDSTLTARGNLIRGNRSGIYVQGGEAELTGNLVSDNLEHGTLFENAIVMVKKNRIIRNGRAGVRWIDARGELSGNDLSGNLEYAFVNDGRQDARLGSNWWGTADPARIAELIRDRRERDDVGAVIFAPPLTAPPAIEAATGRHSTVSE
- a CDS encoding sigma-54-dependent transcriptional regulator, with protein sequence MAGEKILIVDDEEGMRRLLSRILVKEGYETFAAANGQEALQAVALEEYDLVITDLKMPGMDGLTLLNELKDYDPRLPIIVITAYGTVENAVQALRSGAFDYITKPFEADEIRLTVAKAFERERLIAENRYLHQELEGRYSFSGIVGSSKAMQQVFDVAGSVANSNANVLITGESGTGKELIARSIHFNSPRKEKPFIVLNCAALSESVLESELFGHERGAFTGALHQKKGRFELADQGTLFIDEVGEMSLAAQVKLLRVIQEHEFERVGGNRTIKVDVRIVAATNKNLEEEVKAGRFREDLFYRLNVVNIELPPLRERREDIEPLAAHFLEKYTRETGKKIEQISPKALACLVAHDWPGNVRELENVIERAVVLAKGEVLTPRDFPQGIQSRDQICLSLPESGGSLTEILEDLERQLIIQTLNREGRSQTRAAEVLGIKRTTLRYKLEKYNLLGKGLDDDTGEDDAGESDESDDGESR